A portion of the Toxoplasma gondii ME49 chromosome VIIb, whole genome shotgun sequence genome contains these proteins:
- a CDS encoding hypothetical protein (encoded by transcript TGME49_262090~Signal peptide predicted by SignalP 2.0 HMM (probability 1.000) with cleavage site probability 0.994 at residue 22) — translation MLRMKGVIAVAALAVLLQEVHCQPAQNVQLTNGPVGIAPHQQLSLEKPTFPVAIAQPAQPQLPSVAPTVTAPQPSVSAVPPATSPLTGQLPQGVAFPVTPPVAPTVLSTSFVLPPWIQRIANVAAGMTAFLSSIGIQDLPMVEDCGKAPQMREVMLCVQNIMDGARHIFNTGREIATLNVRVLSGGRRADSALARLKTLVSRPYSKKLMKALGSPMSALFLMQREATPDRQRWLAGSILTLVSDLPIATDIADSATGGFGHVNVVLPRPSRVHRIDRAMKELQQGMDPSAISNGGLGEGSVGDGGLFHDD, via the exons ATGTTGCGCATGAAAGGCGTCATAGCAGTGGCCGCTCTCGCGGTTCTGCTTCAGGAGGTACATTGCCAACCTGCTCAGAACGTACAGCTAACCAACG GACCCGTGGGAATTGCTCCACATCAGCAGCTGTCGCTCGAAAAACCGACATTTCCCGTGGCAATTGCTCAGCCTGCACAGCCACAGCTTCCTTCCGTGGCTCCCACGGTTACGGCACCACAGCCGTCGGTGTCAGCTGTGCCGCCTGCCACTTCTCCA CTAACTGGACAGCTGCCTCAAGGAGTTGCTTTTCCAGTCACACCTCCAGTTGCTCCTACTGTGCTCTCCACTTCGTTC GTTTTGCCGCCGTGGATTCAGCGAATCGCCAACGTTGCCGCAGGAATGAcagcgtttctttcctccatAG GAATACAAGACCTGCCAATGGTTGAAGACT GTGGGAAGGCACCTCAAATGAGAGAAGTGATGCTGTGCGTACAAAACA TAATGGACGGCGCGAGGCATATTTTCAACACCG gaagagaaatcgCTACCCTCAACGTCCGCGTTCTGTCGGGTGGCCG GCGTGCAGACAGTGCTCTTGCGCGGCTGAAAACGCTTGTTTCGCGGCCTTATTCTAAAAAGTTGATGAAGGCTCTAG GCTCGCCGATGTCAGCTCT GTTTCTAATGCAACGAGAGGCGACTCCAGATAG acagaggtGGCTTGCCGGATCGATTTTGACTCTCGTTTCTGACCTGCCTATTGCGACGGATATTGCTGACTCCGCCACTGGTGGCTTTGGCCACGTCAATG TCGTGTTACCAAGGCCATCAAGAGTTCACCGTATTGATCGTGCGATGAAAGAACTACAACAGGGAATG GATCCAAGCGCCATCAGTAATGGCGGGTTAGGTGAAGGCAGCGTTGGTGATGGAGGCTTATTCCATGACGACTAA
- a CDS encoding hypothetical protein (encoded by transcript TGME49_262080~Predicted trans-membrane domain (TMHMM2.0):11-34:512-535:619-642), whose protein sequence is MPVHKKFPSARFVIRTPSAFAIHGLIITCALLLLGRNCVSNWTVSRLSCLPHAPCLSFSAMMVRRLLLGDKFSRQPVEDRLPYPSAEEASTIDSTGTSAPAPRRTPLSRHPSLETSRRLLFPQSLPDDVQEPLTLAFGALRFSSNEGSASRRGVSPLSAPEQAALSQRWASQQGGSRSDEPPLLCSRSAPAERSAGQPRGRTTRSSLTFLECHRERRQEHPFKESCLFDGPWLSGGAHRLGRSVEGSVADSCADTAEALLESGGSDSGGSDSVRAKNEDMPFPTPMKRLRGAPPRESSCSVAPQAVMQAESRRRTRAPRQRGSEAENEAGDSPPSTLPVAPGAKPRRIGGFIGFLLSLFTPRAPDPACALPPQANDGDASISSLRYELSPSAACASDSCSLPTCPCSSLAGGACTHTFPAPSPHAGGVFVPTSASLEGAPPGPPFASGRLAPLPPPESTAWPPRCRRGVDPRDCVHAPGASQPFALSPALSAGVTVYTRTAHFADAAQRVLRLLWSCCCVGVLLWLLLHLSFSLYRDIQQGEEQRQLRTAAEAAHCRQHHRENGCDTLDPLPPYLHQPCSEWKTCLMREPGSHGERTKVMAAVVGDVLNAFFQRLEWRTIACLALLLLAVIYATSWISQPIAPPLIPPRLREEPRPTASSLAPFGGETPQPLPALPETHAFGVSPWKAREEAHAKVHAERHGSHLFGDSSANVEAERRRADTRLWGRRRESPGHHDKVL, encoded by the exons ATGCCCGTCCACAAAAAGTTTCCGTCTGCACGTTTTGTCATTCGAACGCCCAGTGCATTTGCCATTCACGGTCTCATCATCACATGCGCTCTTTTGTTGCTTGGTAGGAACTGTGTGTCGAACTGGACCGTCTCTCGACTGAGTTGTTTGCCGCATGCAccgtgtctttccttctcggcgATGATGGTCCGGCGCCTTTTGCTTGGCGACAAGTTTTCCAGGCAGCCCGTAGAGGATCGTCTCCCTTACCCGTCTGCGGAGGAGGCATCTACTATCGACAGCACTGGCACCTCAGCTCCTGCCCCCCGGCGGACACCCTTATCAAGACACCCTTCCCTGGAAACGAGTCGGCGACTCCTTTTCCCGCAGTCTTTACCGGACGACGTCCAGGAGCCACTGACGCTAGCCTTCGGCGCTCTTCGGTTCTCCTCTAACGAAGGGAGTGCGTCGCggcgcggcgtctctcccctctctgctCCAGAGCAAGCTGCGCTGTCTCAGCGGTGGGCGTCTCAGCAGGGGGGCAGCCGAAGCGACGAGCCACCTTTGCTGTGTTCTCGAAGCGCTCCTGCCGAACGCTCTGCGGGTCAGCCGAGAGGGAGGACGACGCGGTCTTCCCTCACCTTCCTTGAATGTCACCGAGAGCGTCGACAAGAGCACCCGTTCAAAGAATCCTGTCTTTTTGACGGCCCGTGGCTCTCAGGCGGGGCGCATCGCCTCGGGCGGTCGGTGGAGGGAAGCGTCGCAGACAGCTGTGCAGACACCGCAGAAGCTCTCCTCGAAAGCGGAGGCAGCGACAGCGGAGGTAGCGACAGCGTGCgcgcgaaaaacgaggacaTGCCGTTCCCCACTCCCATGAAGAGACTGCGGGGTGCGCCGCCTCGGGAATCTTCCTGCAGCGTTGCCCCCCAAGCAGTCATGCAAGCAGAAAGCcggaggagaacgcgagcTCCCCGTCAGAGAGGGTCCGAGGCTGAGAACGAAGCTGGGGACTCTCCGCCTTCGACCTTGCCGGTGGCACCAGGAGCGAAGCCCCGTCGCATCGGCGGCTTCATCGGattcctcctgtctctcttcactccGCGTGCTCCCGACCCCGCTTGCGCCCTTCCTCCCCAAGCGAACGATGGTGACGCGTCCATTTCATCGCTTCGCTACgaactgtctccgtctgctgcatgcgcctccgACTCCTGCTCGCTCCCGACCTGTCCgtgctcctctctcgccgggGGCGCCTGCACGCACACATTCCCAGCCCCTAGCCCGCATGCAGGCGGCGTCTTCGTTCCCACCTCCGCTTCCCTCGAAGGCGCCCCTCCAGGCCCTCCGTTCGCGAGCGGCcgtctcgctcctcttcccCCTCCGGAATCCACGGCATGGCCGCCACGTTGCCGGCGCGGCGTCGACCCGCGCGattgcgtgcatgcgccgggCGCCTCCCAGCCGTTCGCGCTCTCTCCAGCGCTGTCTGCAGGCGTCACTGTCTACACACGGACGGCACACTTCGCCGACGCTGCTCAGCGCGTGCTGCGCCTGCTCtggagctgctgctgcgtcggcgtccttctctggctgcttctccacctctccttttcgctcTACCGGGACATTCAGCAGGGCGAGGAGCAGCGACAGCTCCGCACGGCGGCTGAGGCGGCTCACTGTCGCCAGCACCACCGCGAGAACGGATGCGACACGCTCGACCCGCTGCCGCCGTACCTCCACCAGCCCTGCAGCGAGTGGAAGACCTGCCTGATGCGCGAGCCGGGAAGCCACGGCGAAAGAACCAAAGTCATGGCGGCGGTCGTCGGAGACGTCCTCAACGCGTTCTTCCAGCGTCTCGAGTG GCGAACGATCGCATGCCTagctctgctgctgctggcTGTGATTTACGCCACGAGCTGGATTTCTCAGCCCATTGCGCCGCCCCTGATTCCCCCGCGACTCCGCGAAGAGCCGCGGCCGACAGCCTCCTCCCTGGCGCCGTTCGGGGGAGAGACACCCCAGCCGCTTCCAGCGTTGCCCGAGACTCACGCCTTCGGAGTGTCTCCGTGGAAAGCACGTGAAGAGGCGCACGCaaaggtgcatgcagagagacacgggtCTCACTTGTTTGGAGACAGCTCCGCGAACGTGGAagccgagaggagacgcgccgaCACGCGACTGTGGGGCAGACGGCGGGAGTCTCCGGGCCACCACGACAAGGTGCTCTGA